In Nicotiana tabacum cultivar K326 chromosome 2, ASM71507v2, whole genome shotgun sequence, the following proteins share a genomic window:
- the LOC142166846 gene encoding uncharacterized protein LOC142166846, with product MENLLLAMTTLCKKVDSMDEEIQIIRKTASSQQHDSKNAEIRRSEVSKIPELEGDVEKHLKTHNSLLNTVAGSSTASSTSAKKKEEIKPRYTNINMNNLFSKPFVQKNIQNTQNEIFLPPQINTYKESLNQAKKIYNHITRTYIDNIHKIQNFLNKNPRSQTTQNPNEDYITHYLTGYNKLIALPNTNAKLVATCYNYGLLDTVYTQTGQEIATIPELHRAFMQYKRITKGTLFYIRFYSATAEILYEEIKPIIQVIKIGLTREMLVPERIEEQEEIEKINIPDFYTNKRIIGISTILNELANNYLNQNAIWSYYSREQTMIYSNCREIREADMEELRQWVLSLLKPEQPTTTTAIRTNFISPKLLTRYCKLISHKYPDHICSKCKGEDNIVPDVQLE from the coding sequence ATGGAAAATCTACTCTTAGCCATGACTACACTTTGTAAGAAAGTGGACAGTATGGATGAAGAGATACAGATAATAAGAAAAACAGCTagtagtcagcagcatgactcaaaAAATGCGGAGATAAGACGATCGGAAGTCTCTAAAATTCCAGAGCTAGAAGGTGACGTTGAGAAACACCTAAAAACTCATAACAGTTTGCTAAATACAGTTGCAGGAAGCAGCACAGCTAGCAGTACATctgcaaagaagaaggaagagatTAAACCTAGATACACAAATATAAATAtgaacaatttattttcaaaaccgTTCGTAcagaaaaatatccaaaatacccaGAACGAAATATTCCTACCACCTCAGATAAATACCTACAAAGAAAGTCTGAACCAAGCCAAAAAGATATACAACCATATAACCCGTACATATATAGACAATATACACAAAATACAAAACTTTTTAAACAAAAACCCAAGATCCCAAACTACCCAGAATCCAAATGAAGATTATATTACCCATTACCTAACTGGATACAATAAATTAATAGCCCTACCAAATACAAATGCAAAACTAGTAGCCACTTGCTACAATTATGGATTACTAGATACTGTATATACACAAACAGGACAGGAGATAGCTACCATACCGGAGCTACACAGAGCATTTATGCAATACAAAAGAATAACTAAAGGAACATTATTCTATATACGATTTTATTCAGCCACAGCAGAGATATTATATGAAGAGATAAAGCCTATCATACAAGTTATCAAGATCGGACTTACAAGAGAAATGCTCGTaccagaaagaatagaagaacaagaagagatagaaaaaataaatattccagaCTTTTATACAAATAAAAGGATTATTGGAATATCCACTATACTAAATGAGCTggcaaacaactacctaaatcaGAATGCTATTTGGAGTTATTATTCAAGAGaacaaacaatgatatattcaaatTGCAGAGAAATACGAGAAGCAGATATGGAGGAATTAAGACAATGGGTCTTAAGTCTTTTAAAACCAGAACAACCTACAACTACAACAGCTATAAGGACAAACTTCATTTCTCCAAAACTGTTAACAAGATATTGCAAGCTAATCagtcacaaatatccagaccacatatgctcaaaatgcaaaggagaagataaCATTGTTCCAGACGTACAACTGGAATAA